In Glandiceps talaboti chromosome 4, keGlaTala1.1, whole genome shotgun sequence, a single window of DNA contains:
- the LOC144433654 gene encoding CCR4-NOT transcription complex subunit 4-like isoform X3, protein MANNNNHEDPMECPLCMEPLEMDDVNFYPCTCGYQICRFCWHRIRTDENGLCPACRKPYPEHPADFKPLTEEELQKIKNEKKQKDMQRKQKISENRKHLASVRVVQKNLVFVVGLSQRLADPEILKKHEYFGKFGKILKVVINQSTSYAGSQGPSASAYVTYQRSEDALKAIQAVNNVFVDGRTLKASLGTTKYCSHFLKNAQCPKPDCMYLHELGDEAASFTKEDMQLGKHQEYERKLLDQLFGGGQHPTSDGHTAPRLNTSRKVPSPPPVANTNKEAWPSLHRESKSIDCNKQQPSPPHPSQPQTQSDQPSPTSLTNSREDISNIAIGSPPANNTTQLPSPRGDPYADTNGVVTVNDTHILQQTSPPIDAPQRLAEQRRSPFDTLGTATDDSSLFSNSFMPQSRPVIPPVTVPNTTTLPTNANDWQADSVVFGQDTLPISSSTNWQEAFGFSSLKDSKEDDLGFDPWDESSKGLAEIMEKELQLNSSPPNMNSTSAPPDRTHIPPPGFNNHIGAFNPAAAPRPPYRPDLVGSKMMSWMPHTQPSNSMQQQEPPVQLKDWQDGLRALLPNINISFGQPNLSSNYPQGKVSDGWNNSGPCTWPPQDPAIITSITVSSTQSTSYTNAETESNLSESPPHWMKSLHTLTEVDSPTHTNNFYPSHQYSRGGNWFGQQPPPPGFNPATNHNRATGNPTEPQQSL, encoded by the exons ATGGCAAATAACAACAACCATGAAGACCCAATGGAA tGTCCCCTGTGTATGGAGCCCTTGGAAATGGATGATGTCAATTTCTACCCATGTACCTGTGGCTACCAG ATATGTCGTTTTTGTTGGCATCGGATTAGAACTGATGAAAATGGTCTTTGTCCAGCATGTAGGAAACCATATCCAGAACACCCAGCTGATTTCAAACCTTTAACAGAGGAAGA GTTACAAAAGATAAAGaatgaaaagaaacagaaaGACATGCAGAGAAAGCAAAAAATCTCAGAAAACAGGAAACATTTGGCCAGTGTGAG AGTGGTGCAGAAAAATCTTGTGTTTGTTGTTGGTCTGTCACAGAGGCTAGCAGATCCAGAG ATTTTGAAAAAGCATGagtattttggtaaatttggcAAGATTCTAAAAGTGGTCATTAACCAGAGTACATCTTACGCAGGTTCACAG GGACCCAGTGCAAGTGCATATGTGACATACCAAAGGTCAGAAGATGCATTGAAAGCCATACAGGCAGTCAACAATGTGTTTGTGGATGGTAGGACATTGAAAGCATCTCTAGGAACTACAAAGTATTGTAGCCATTTCTTGAAAAATGCACAGTGTCCAAAACCA GattgtatgtatttacatgaaCTTGGTGATGAAGCAGCAAGTTTTACCAAAGAAGACATGCAGCTAGG AAAACATCAAGAGTATGAGAGGAAACTGTTAGATCAGTTATTTGGTGGTGGGCAGCATCCAACATCAGATGGACATACTGCCCCACGGTTGAACACATCAAG AAAAGTTCCATCACCTCCTCCAGTTGCCAACACAAATAAAGAGGCTTGGCCGTCATTACATAGAGAATCTAAATCTATAGACTGTAATAAACAGCAGCCGTCACCTCCACACCCAAGTCAGCCACAGACACAGTCTGACCAGCCGTCACCAACATCCCTAACAAATAGTAGAGAGGACATCAGTAATATTGCTATAGGGTCACCACCAGCAAATAATACTACACAACTTCCAAGTCCAAGAGGTGATCCATATGCAGATACAAATGGTGTGGTGACAGTGAACGATACACATATTTTACAACAAACGTCACCCCCTATAGATGCACCACAGAGACTTGCAGAACAAAGGAGGTCACCATTTGACACTTTAGGAACAGCAACAGACGACtcatctttgttttcaaatagtttTATGCCACAAAGCAGGCCAGTCATACCCCCTGTCACAGTGCCAAATACAACAACTCTGCCAACAAATGCCAATG ACTGGCAAGCAGACAGTGTTGTATTTGGTCAAGACACATTACCTATTAGCAGCTCCACAAATTGGCAAGAGGCTTTTGGTTTTTCTTCCCTAAAAGATAGCAAAGAAGATGATCTAG GGTTTGATCCCTGGGATGAATCCTCAAAAGGTTTGGCAGAAATTATGGAAAAAGAACTCCAGTTGAACTCATCACCACCAAATATGAACTCAACGTCAGCACCACCAGACAGAACACATATTCCACCACCAGGGTTTAACAATCACATTGGTGCTTTTAATCCAGCAGCAGCCCCAAGACCACCTTACAGACCAG ATTTAGTAGGCAGTAAAATGATGTCATGGATGCCACATACTCAGCCTTCCAACTCAATG CAACAGCAAGAGCCACCCGTGCAATTGAAAGATTGGCAAGATGGTTTAAGAGCACTTCTTCCAAATATTAATATCAGTTTTGGACAGCCAAATTTGTCTTCAAATTATCCACAAGGAAAAG TTTCAGATGGCTGGAATAATTCCGGTCCGTGTACATGGCCACCACAAGACCCAGCCATTATTACAAGTATAACAGTTTCATCAACACAGTCCACATCATACACAAATGCTGAAACAGAAA GTAATTTATCAGAAAGTCCTCCACATTGGATGAAATCTTTACACACACTTACAGAAGTAGATTcacccacacacacaaataatttCTATCCATCACATCAATATAGTAGAG gaGGAAATTGGTTTGGACAGCAGCCACCTCCTCCAGGTTTCAACCCAGCCACAAACCACAACAGAGCCACAGGAAACCCAACAGAGCCACAGCAATCTCTCTGA
- the LOC144433654 gene encoding CCR4-NOT transcription complex subunit 4-like isoform X5: MANNNNHEDPMECPLCMEPLEMDDVNFYPCTCGYQICRFCWHRIRTDENGLCPACRKPYPEHPADFKPLTEEELQKIKNEKKQKDMQRKQKISENRKHLASVRVVQKNLVFVVGLSQRLADPEILKKHEYFGKFGKILKVVINQSTSYAGSQGPSASAYVTYQRSEDALKAIQAVNNVFVDGRTLKASLGTTKYCSHFLKNAQCPKPLCASTSLQDCMYLHELGDEAASFTKEDMQLGKHQEYERKLLDQLFGGGQHPTSDGHTAPRLNTSRKVPSPPPVANTNKEAWPSLHRESKSIDCNKQQPSPPHPSQPQTQSDQPSPTSLTNSREDISNIAIGSPPANNTTQLPSPRGDPYADTNGVVTVNDTHILQQTSPPIDAPQRLAEQRRSPFDTLGTATDDSSLFSNSFMPQSRPVIPPVTVPNTTTLPTNANDWQADSVVFGQDTLPISSSTNWQEAFGFSSLKDSKEDDLGFDPWDESSKGLAEIMEKELQLNSSPPNMNSTSAPPDRTHIPPPGFNNHIGAFNPAAAPRPPYRPDLVGSKMMSWMPHTQPSNSMQQQEPPVQLKDWQDGLRALLPNINISFGQPNLSSNYPQGKGNLSESPPHWMKSLHTLTEVDSPTHTNNFYPSHQYSRGGNWFGQQPPPPGFNPATNHNRATGNPTEPQQSL, from the exons ATGGCAAATAACAACAACCATGAAGACCCAATGGAA tGTCCCCTGTGTATGGAGCCCTTGGAAATGGATGATGTCAATTTCTACCCATGTACCTGTGGCTACCAG ATATGTCGTTTTTGTTGGCATCGGATTAGAACTGATGAAAATGGTCTTTGTCCAGCATGTAGGAAACCATATCCAGAACACCCAGCTGATTTCAAACCTTTAACAGAGGAAGA GTTACAAAAGATAAAGaatgaaaagaaacagaaaGACATGCAGAGAAAGCAAAAAATCTCAGAAAACAGGAAACATTTGGCCAGTGTGAG AGTGGTGCAGAAAAATCTTGTGTTTGTTGTTGGTCTGTCACAGAGGCTAGCAGATCCAGAG ATTTTGAAAAAGCATGagtattttggtaaatttggcAAGATTCTAAAAGTGGTCATTAACCAGAGTACATCTTACGCAGGTTCACAG GGACCCAGTGCAAGTGCATATGTGACATACCAAAGGTCAGAAGATGCATTGAAAGCCATACAGGCAGTCAACAATGTGTTTGTGGATGGTAGGACATTGAAAGCATCTCTAGGAACTACAAAGTATTGTAGCCATTTCTTGAAAAATGCACAGTGTCCAAAACCA TTGTGCGCCTCTACCTCTCTGCAGGattgtatgtatttacatgaaCTTGGTGATGAAGCAGCAAGTTTTACCAAAGAAGACATGCAGCTAGG AAAACATCAAGAGTATGAGAGGAAACTGTTAGATCAGTTATTTGGTGGTGGGCAGCATCCAACATCAGATGGACATACTGCCCCACGGTTGAACACATCAAG AAAAGTTCCATCACCTCCTCCAGTTGCCAACACAAATAAAGAGGCTTGGCCGTCATTACATAGAGAATCTAAATCTATAGACTGTAATAAACAGCAGCCGTCACCTCCACACCCAAGTCAGCCACAGACACAGTCTGACCAGCCGTCACCAACATCCCTAACAAATAGTAGAGAGGACATCAGTAATATTGCTATAGGGTCACCACCAGCAAATAATACTACACAACTTCCAAGTCCAAGAGGTGATCCATATGCAGATACAAATGGTGTGGTGACAGTGAACGATACACATATTTTACAACAAACGTCACCCCCTATAGATGCACCACAGAGACTTGCAGAACAAAGGAGGTCACCATTTGACACTTTAGGAACAGCAACAGACGACtcatctttgttttcaaatagtttTATGCCACAAAGCAGGCCAGTCATACCCCCTGTCACAGTGCCAAATACAACAACTCTGCCAACAAATGCCAATG ACTGGCAAGCAGACAGTGTTGTATTTGGTCAAGACACATTACCTATTAGCAGCTCCACAAATTGGCAAGAGGCTTTTGGTTTTTCTTCCCTAAAAGATAGCAAAGAAGATGATCTAG GGTTTGATCCCTGGGATGAATCCTCAAAAGGTTTGGCAGAAATTATGGAAAAAGAACTCCAGTTGAACTCATCACCACCAAATATGAACTCAACGTCAGCACCACCAGACAGAACACATATTCCACCACCAGGGTTTAACAATCACATTGGTGCTTTTAATCCAGCAGCAGCCCCAAGACCACCTTACAGACCAG ATTTAGTAGGCAGTAAAATGATGTCATGGATGCCACATACTCAGCCTTCCAACTCAATG CAACAGCAAGAGCCACCCGTGCAATTGAAAGATTGGCAAGATGGTTTAAGAGCACTTCTTCCAAATATTAATATCAGTTTTGGACAGCCAAATTTGTCTTCAAATTATCCACAAGGAAAAG GTAATTTATCAGAAAGTCCTCCACATTGGATGAAATCTTTACACACACTTACAGAAGTAGATTcacccacacacacaaataatttCTATCCATCACATCAATATAGTAGAG gaGGAAATTGGTTTGGACAGCAGCCACCTCCTCCAGGTTTCAACCCAGCCACAAACCACAACAGAGCCACAGGAAACCCAACAGAGCCACAGCAATCTCTCTGA
- the LOC144433654 gene encoding CCR4-NOT transcription complex subunit 4-like isoform X2 has protein sequence MANNNNHEDPMECPLCMEPLEMDDVNFYPCTCGYQICRFCWHRIRTDENGLCPACRKPYPEHPADFKPLTEEELQKIKNEKKQKDMQRKQKISENRKHLASVRVVQKNLVFVVGLSQRLADPEILKKHEYFGKFGKILKVVINQSTSYAGSQGPSASAYVTYQRSEDALKAIQAVNNVFVDGRTLKASLGTTKYCSHFLKNAQCPKPLCASTSLQDCMYLHELGDEAASFTKEDMQLGKHQEYERKLLDQLFGGGQHPTSDGHTAPRLNTSRKVPSPPPVANTNKEAWPSLHRESKSIDCNKQQPSPPHPSQPQTQSDQPSPTSLTNSREDISNIAIGSPPANNTTQLPSPRGDPYADTNGVVTVNDTHILQQTSPPIDAPQRLAEQRRSPFDTLGTATDDSSLFSNSFMPQSRPVIPPVTVPNTTTLPTNANDWQADSVVFGQDTLPISSSTNWQEAFGFSSLKDSKEDDLGFDPWDESSKGLAEIMEKELQLNSSPPNMNSTSAPPDRTHIPPPGFNNHIGAFNPAAAPRPPYRPDLVGSKMMSWMPHTQPSNSMQQQEPPVQLKDWQDGLRALLPNINISFGQPNLSSNYPQGKDGWNNSGPCTWPPQDPAIITSITVSSTQSTSYTNAETESNLSESPPHWMKSLHTLTEVDSPTHTNNFYPSHQYSRGGNWFGQQPPPPGFNPATNHNRATGNPTEPQQSL, from the exons ATGGCAAATAACAACAACCATGAAGACCCAATGGAA tGTCCCCTGTGTATGGAGCCCTTGGAAATGGATGATGTCAATTTCTACCCATGTACCTGTGGCTACCAG ATATGTCGTTTTTGTTGGCATCGGATTAGAACTGATGAAAATGGTCTTTGTCCAGCATGTAGGAAACCATATCCAGAACACCCAGCTGATTTCAAACCTTTAACAGAGGAAGA GTTACAAAAGATAAAGaatgaaaagaaacagaaaGACATGCAGAGAAAGCAAAAAATCTCAGAAAACAGGAAACATTTGGCCAGTGTGAG AGTGGTGCAGAAAAATCTTGTGTTTGTTGTTGGTCTGTCACAGAGGCTAGCAGATCCAGAG ATTTTGAAAAAGCATGagtattttggtaaatttggcAAGATTCTAAAAGTGGTCATTAACCAGAGTACATCTTACGCAGGTTCACAG GGACCCAGTGCAAGTGCATATGTGACATACCAAAGGTCAGAAGATGCATTGAAAGCCATACAGGCAGTCAACAATGTGTTTGTGGATGGTAGGACATTGAAAGCATCTCTAGGAACTACAAAGTATTGTAGCCATTTCTTGAAAAATGCACAGTGTCCAAAACCA TTGTGCGCCTCTACCTCTCTGCAGGattgtatgtatttacatgaaCTTGGTGATGAAGCAGCAAGTTTTACCAAAGAAGACATGCAGCTAGG AAAACATCAAGAGTATGAGAGGAAACTGTTAGATCAGTTATTTGGTGGTGGGCAGCATCCAACATCAGATGGACATACTGCCCCACGGTTGAACACATCAAG AAAAGTTCCATCACCTCCTCCAGTTGCCAACACAAATAAAGAGGCTTGGCCGTCATTACATAGAGAATCTAAATCTATAGACTGTAATAAACAGCAGCCGTCACCTCCACACCCAAGTCAGCCACAGACACAGTCTGACCAGCCGTCACCAACATCCCTAACAAATAGTAGAGAGGACATCAGTAATATTGCTATAGGGTCACCACCAGCAAATAATACTACACAACTTCCAAGTCCAAGAGGTGATCCATATGCAGATACAAATGGTGTGGTGACAGTGAACGATACACATATTTTACAACAAACGTCACCCCCTATAGATGCACCACAGAGACTTGCAGAACAAAGGAGGTCACCATTTGACACTTTAGGAACAGCAACAGACGACtcatctttgttttcaaatagtttTATGCCACAAAGCAGGCCAGTCATACCCCCTGTCACAGTGCCAAATACAACAACTCTGCCAACAAATGCCAATG ACTGGCAAGCAGACAGTGTTGTATTTGGTCAAGACACATTACCTATTAGCAGCTCCACAAATTGGCAAGAGGCTTTTGGTTTTTCTTCCCTAAAAGATAGCAAAGAAGATGATCTAG GGTTTGATCCCTGGGATGAATCCTCAAAAGGTTTGGCAGAAATTATGGAAAAAGAACTCCAGTTGAACTCATCACCACCAAATATGAACTCAACGTCAGCACCACCAGACAGAACACATATTCCACCACCAGGGTTTAACAATCACATTGGTGCTTTTAATCCAGCAGCAGCCCCAAGACCACCTTACAGACCAG ATTTAGTAGGCAGTAAAATGATGTCATGGATGCCACATACTCAGCCTTCCAACTCAATG CAACAGCAAGAGCCACCCGTGCAATTGAAAGATTGGCAAGATGGTTTAAGAGCACTTCTTCCAAATATTAATATCAGTTTTGGACAGCCAAATTTGTCTTCAAATTATCCACAAGGAAAAG ATGGCTGGAATAATTCCGGTCCGTGTACATGGCCACCACAAGACCCAGCCATTATTACAAGTATAACAGTTTCATCAACACAGTCCACATCATACACAAATGCTGAAACAGAAA GTAATTTATCAGAAAGTCCTCCACATTGGATGAAATCTTTACACACACTTACAGAAGTAGATTcacccacacacacaaataatttCTATCCATCACATCAATATAGTAGAG gaGGAAATTGGTTTGGACAGCAGCCACCTCCTCCAGGTTTCAACCCAGCCACAAACCACAACAGAGCCACAGGAAACCCAACAGAGCCACAGCAATCTCTCTGA
- the LOC144433654 gene encoding CCR4-NOT transcription complex subunit 4-like isoform X1: MANNNNHEDPMECPLCMEPLEMDDVNFYPCTCGYQICRFCWHRIRTDENGLCPACRKPYPEHPADFKPLTEEELQKIKNEKKQKDMQRKQKISENRKHLASVRVVQKNLVFVVGLSQRLADPEILKKHEYFGKFGKILKVVINQSTSYAGSQGPSASAYVTYQRSEDALKAIQAVNNVFVDGRTLKASLGTTKYCSHFLKNAQCPKPLCASTSLQDCMYLHELGDEAASFTKEDMQLGKHQEYERKLLDQLFGGGQHPTSDGHTAPRLNTSRKVPSPPPVANTNKEAWPSLHRESKSIDCNKQQPSPPHPSQPQTQSDQPSPTSLTNSREDISNIAIGSPPANNTTQLPSPRGDPYADTNGVVTVNDTHILQQTSPPIDAPQRLAEQRRSPFDTLGTATDDSSLFSNSFMPQSRPVIPPVTVPNTTTLPTNANDWQADSVVFGQDTLPISSSTNWQEAFGFSSLKDSKEDDLGFDPWDESSKGLAEIMEKELQLNSSPPNMNSTSAPPDRTHIPPPGFNNHIGAFNPAAAPRPPYRPDLVGSKMMSWMPHTQPSNSMQQQEPPVQLKDWQDGLRALLPNINISFGQPNLSSNYPQGKVSDGWNNSGPCTWPPQDPAIITSITVSSTQSTSYTNAETESNLSESPPHWMKSLHTLTEVDSPTHTNNFYPSHQYSRGGNWFGQQPPPPGFNPATNHNRATGNPTEPQQSL, translated from the exons ATGGCAAATAACAACAACCATGAAGACCCAATGGAA tGTCCCCTGTGTATGGAGCCCTTGGAAATGGATGATGTCAATTTCTACCCATGTACCTGTGGCTACCAG ATATGTCGTTTTTGTTGGCATCGGATTAGAACTGATGAAAATGGTCTTTGTCCAGCATGTAGGAAACCATATCCAGAACACCCAGCTGATTTCAAACCTTTAACAGAGGAAGA GTTACAAAAGATAAAGaatgaaaagaaacagaaaGACATGCAGAGAAAGCAAAAAATCTCAGAAAACAGGAAACATTTGGCCAGTGTGAG AGTGGTGCAGAAAAATCTTGTGTTTGTTGTTGGTCTGTCACAGAGGCTAGCAGATCCAGAG ATTTTGAAAAAGCATGagtattttggtaaatttggcAAGATTCTAAAAGTGGTCATTAACCAGAGTACATCTTACGCAGGTTCACAG GGACCCAGTGCAAGTGCATATGTGACATACCAAAGGTCAGAAGATGCATTGAAAGCCATACAGGCAGTCAACAATGTGTTTGTGGATGGTAGGACATTGAAAGCATCTCTAGGAACTACAAAGTATTGTAGCCATTTCTTGAAAAATGCACAGTGTCCAAAACCA TTGTGCGCCTCTACCTCTCTGCAGGattgtatgtatttacatgaaCTTGGTGATGAAGCAGCAAGTTTTACCAAAGAAGACATGCAGCTAGG AAAACATCAAGAGTATGAGAGGAAACTGTTAGATCAGTTATTTGGTGGTGGGCAGCATCCAACATCAGATGGACATACTGCCCCACGGTTGAACACATCAAG AAAAGTTCCATCACCTCCTCCAGTTGCCAACACAAATAAAGAGGCTTGGCCGTCATTACATAGAGAATCTAAATCTATAGACTGTAATAAACAGCAGCCGTCACCTCCACACCCAAGTCAGCCACAGACACAGTCTGACCAGCCGTCACCAACATCCCTAACAAATAGTAGAGAGGACATCAGTAATATTGCTATAGGGTCACCACCAGCAAATAATACTACACAACTTCCAAGTCCAAGAGGTGATCCATATGCAGATACAAATGGTGTGGTGACAGTGAACGATACACATATTTTACAACAAACGTCACCCCCTATAGATGCACCACAGAGACTTGCAGAACAAAGGAGGTCACCATTTGACACTTTAGGAACAGCAACAGACGACtcatctttgttttcaaatagtttTATGCCACAAAGCAGGCCAGTCATACCCCCTGTCACAGTGCCAAATACAACAACTCTGCCAACAAATGCCAATG ACTGGCAAGCAGACAGTGTTGTATTTGGTCAAGACACATTACCTATTAGCAGCTCCACAAATTGGCAAGAGGCTTTTGGTTTTTCTTCCCTAAAAGATAGCAAAGAAGATGATCTAG GGTTTGATCCCTGGGATGAATCCTCAAAAGGTTTGGCAGAAATTATGGAAAAAGAACTCCAGTTGAACTCATCACCACCAAATATGAACTCAACGTCAGCACCACCAGACAGAACACATATTCCACCACCAGGGTTTAACAATCACATTGGTGCTTTTAATCCAGCAGCAGCCCCAAGACCACCTTACAGACCAG ATTTAGTAGGCAGTAAAATGATGTCATGGATGCCACATACTCAGCCTTCCAACTCAATG CAACAGCAAGAGCCACCCGTGCAATTGAAAGATTGGCAAGATGGTTTAAGAGCACTTCTTCCAAATATTAATATCAGTTTTGGACAGCCAAATTTGTCTTCAAATTATCCACAAGGAAAAG TTTCAGATGGCTGGAATAATTCCGGTCCGTGTACATGGCCACCACAAGACCCAGCCATTATTACAAGTATAACAGTTTCATCAACACAGTCCACATCATACACAAATGCTGAAACAGAAA GTAATTTATCAGAAAGTCCTCCACATTGGATGAAATCTTTACACACACTTACAGAAGTAGATTcacccacacacacaaataatttCTATCCATCACATCAATATAGTAGAG gaGGAAATTGGTTTGGACAGCAGCCACCTCCTCCAGGTTTCAACCCAGCCACAAACCACAACAGAGCCACAGGAAACCCAACAGAGCCACAGCAATCTCTCTGA
- the LOC144433654 gene encoding CCR4-NOT transcription complex subunit 4-like isoform X4 yields MANNNNHEDPMECPLCMEPLEMDDVNFYPCTCGYQICRFCWHRIRTDENGLCPACRKPYPEHPADFKPLTEEELQKIKNEKKQKDMQRKQKISENRKHLASVRVVQKNLVFVVGLSQRLADPEILKKHEYFGKFGKILKVVINQSTSYAGSQGPSASAYVTYQRSEDALKAIQAVNNVFVDGRTLKASLGTTKYCSHFLKNAQCPKPDCMYLHELGDEAASFTKEDMQLGKHQEYERKLLDQLFGGGQHPTSDGHTAPRLNTSRKVPSPPPVANTNKEAWPSLHRESKSIDCNKQQPSPPHPSQPQTQSDQPSPTSLTNSREDISNIAIGSPPANNTTQLPSPRGDPYADTNGVVTVNDTHILQQTSPPIDAPQRLAEQRRSPFDTLGTATDDSSLFSNSFMPQSRPVIPPVTVPNTTTLPTNANDWQADSVVFGQDTLPISSSTNWQEAFGFSSLKDSKEDDLGFDPWDESSKGLAEIMEKELQLNSSPPNMNSTSAPPDRTHIPPPGFNNHIGAFNPAAAPRPPYRPDLVGSKMMSWMPHTQPSNSMQQQEPPVQLKDWQDGLRALLPNINISFGQPNLSSNYPQGKDGWNNSGPCTWPPQDPAIITSITVSSTQSTSYTNAETESNLSESPPHWMKSLHTLTEVDSPTHTNNFYPSHQYSRGGNWFGQQPPPPGFNPATNHNRATGNPTEPQQSL; encoded by the exons ATGGCAAATAACAACAACCATGAAGACCCAATGGAA tGTCCCCTGTGTATGGAGCCCTTGGAAATGGATGATGTCAATTTCTACCCATGTACCTGTGGCTACCAG ATATGTCGTTTTTGTTGGCATCGGATTAGAACTGATGAAAATGGTCTTTGTCCAGCATGTAGGAAACCATATCCAGAACACCCAGCTGATTTCAAACCTTTAACAGAGGAAGA GTTACAAAAGATAAAGaatgaaaagaaacagaaaGACATGCAGAGAAAGCAAAAAATCTCAGAAAACAGGAAACATTTGGCCAGTGTGAG AGTGGTGCAGAAAAATCTTGTGTTTGTTGTTGGTCTGTCACAGAGGCTAGCAGATCCAGAG ATTTTGAAAAAGCATGagtattttggtaaatttggcAAGATTCTAAAAGTGGTCATTAACCAGAGTACATCTTACGCAGGTTCACAG GGACCCAGTGCAAGTGCATATGTGACATACCAAAGGTCAGAAGATGCATTGAAAGCCATACAGGCAGTCAACAATGTGTTTGTGGATGGTAGGACATTGAAAGCATCTCTAGGAACTACAAAGTATTGTAGCCATTTCTTGAAAAATGCACAGTGTCCAAAACCA GattgtatgtatttacatgaaCTTGGTGATGAAGCAGCAAGTTTTACCAAAGAAGACATGCAGCTAGG AAAACATCAAGAGTATGAGAGGAAACTGTTAGATCAGTTATTTGGTGGTGGGCAGCATCCAACATCAGATGGACATACTGCCCCACGGTTGAACACATCAAG AAAAGTTCCATCACCTCCTCCAGTTGCCAACACAAATAAAGAGGCTTGGCCGTCATTACATAGAGAATCTAAATCTATAGACTGTAATAAACAGCAGCCGTCACCTCCACACCCAAGTCAGCCACAGACACAGTCTGACCAGCCGTCACCAACATCCCTAACAAATAGTAGAGAGGACATCAGTAATATTGCTATAGGGTCACCACCAGCAAATAATACTACACAACTTCCAAGTCCAAGAGGTGATCCATATGCAGATACAAATGGTGTGGTGACAGTGAACGATACACATATTTTACAACAAACGTCACCCCCTATAGATGCACCACAGAGACTTGCAGAACAAAGGAGGTCACCATTTGACACTTTAGGAACAGCAACAGACGACtcatctttgttttcaaatagtttTATGCCACAAAGCAGGCCAGTCATACCCCCTGTCACAGTGCCAAATACAACAACTCTGCCAACAAATGCCAATG ACTGGCAAGCAGACAGTGTTGTATTTGGTCAAGACACATTACCTATTAGCAGCTCCACAAATTGGCAAGAGGCTTTTGGTTTTTCTTCCCTAAAAGATAGCAAAGAAGATGATCTAG GGTTTGATCCCTGGGATGAATCCTCAAAAGGTTTGGCAGAAATTATGGAAAAAGAACTCCAGTTGAACTCATCACCACCAAATATGAACTCAACGTCAGCACCACCAGACAGAACACATATTCCACCACCAGGGTTTAACAATCACATTGGTGCTTTTAATCCAGCAGCAGCCCCAAGACCACCTTACAGACCAG ATTTAGTAGGCAGTAAAATGATGTCATGGATGCCACATACTCAGCCTTCCAACTCAATG CAACAGCAAGAGCCACCCGTGCAATTGAAAGATTGGCAAGATGGTTTAAGAGCACTTCTTCCAAATATTAATATCAGTTTTGGACAGCCAAATTTGTCTTCAAATTATCCACAAGGAAAAG ATGGCTGGAATAATTCCGGTCCGTGTACATGGCCACCACAAGACCCAGCCATTATTACAAGTATAACAGTTTCATCAACACAGTCCACATCATACACAAATGCTGAAACAGAAA GTAATTTATCAGAAAGTCCTCCACATTGGATGAAATCTTTACACACACTTACAGAAGTAGATTcacccacacacacaaataatttCTATCCATCACATCAATATAGTAGAG gaGGAAATTGGTTTGGACAGCAGCCACCTCCTCCAGGTTTCAACCCAGCCACAAACCACAACAGAGCCACAGGAAACCCAACAGAGCCACAGCAATCTCTCTGA